The following proteins are co-located in the Pectinophora gossypiella chromosome 7, ilPecGoss1.1, whole genome shotgun sequence genome:
- the LOC126368426 gene encoding probable ATP-dependent RNA helicase DDX28 yields the protein MSKLRQILNLSYCRYYSVQQAKKKLPIISCKRPEFNHYEGQSYSKFEGIKLASKGWLHAKSKNDYFIIYGNANKKADKEVYKKSFEEIGVCNELIEVMSHQGYTMPTEIQTKAIPSILKGNNTVVTAETGCGKTLAYLLPIFQHILEWKPSLEEEFNSPLAVVITPSRELAEQISDVAENIAQYLNLNVTTLVGGRTKRKMLNPPIEYCDMLVTTLGAYSKLVTTGIYKINNVHHVVLDEADTLLDDSFIDKLSFLLRKFGIQIKVEMQVPPKGCQLTLVSATMPHELPESVSSFVAPDSLKTVTTSNLHKVMPHVPQKFIRLGKAQKPLELLKLVQADMNQNRPVMIFSNKTTTCDFVSMFLNENNIECININGQMPVDLKMGKFDMYRSGKVNVLSCTDIASRGLDTIRTQHIINYDFPLYTADYIHRCGRTGRIGSPADCNVTNFVAWPREIQLVQRIEAAVRKHEPLPSVNANIRRMIEDRVSKMVG from the exons ATGTCGAAACTacgtcaaatattgaatttatcATACTGCCGGTACTACAGCGTGCAGCAAGCAAAGAAGAAACTCCCAATAATATCGTGTAAGCGACCAGAGTTTAACCATTACGAGGGCCAAAGCTACAGTAAGTTTGAGGGCATAAAACTCGCTTCAAAAGGCTGGTTGCACGCTAAGTCCAAGAACGATTACTTCATAATTTATGGAAATGCCAATAAAAAGGCAGATAAGGAAGTTTACAAGAAAAGTTTTGAAGAAATTGGTGTTTGTAATGAGTTGATAGAGGTTATGTCTCATCAGGGGTACACTATGCCTACTGAGATTCAAACGAAGGCAATACCTTCAATTTTGAAAGGGAATAACACTGTGGTGACCGCTGAGACTGGTTGTGGGAAGACTTTGGCATATTTACTGCCGATTTTTCAGCATATTTTGGAATGGAAACCAAGTCTTGAGGAGGAATTCAACAGTCCTTTAGCTGTTGTTATTACGCCTAGCAGAgaattag CTGAACAAATAAGTGATGTAGCAGAAAATATAGCTCAGTATCTAAACTTAAATGTAACTACCCTGGTTGGTGGTCGAACGAAACGAAAAATGTTGAACCCTCCAATAGAATATTGCGACATGCTAGTAACAACACTCGGAGCTTACAGTAAACTGGTTACAACTGGTATATATAAGATTAACAATGTACATCATGTGGTACTGGACGAAGCAGACACATTGCTTGATGACAGTTTTATTGATAAGCTGTCTTTTTTGCTGAGGAAATTTGGA ATCCAAATTAAGGTTGAAATGCAGGTGCCACCGAAAGGCTGTCAGTTAACATTAGTTAGTGCCACAATGCCACACGAGTTGCCGGAGTCTGTTAGTTCGTTCGTAGCTCCCGATTCACTGAAGACTGTCACCACGAGTAACCTTCACAAGGTCATGCCCCATGTGCCTCAAAA ATTCATCCGACTCGGCAAAGCCCAGAAACCTTTAGAACTATTAAAGCTCGTCCAAGCTGATATGAACCAGAACCGACCAGTGATGATCTTCTCCAATAAGACAACCACCTGCGACTTCGTATCGATGTTTCTTAACGAAAATAACATTGAATGCATCAATATCAATGGACAAATGCCTGTGGACTTGAAAATGGGAAAATTCGACATGTACCGAAGTGGGAAAGTTAATGTTTTATCATGTACGGACATTGCGTCGCGAGGATTGGATACCATCAgg ACCCAGCACATAATAAACTACGATTTTCCCCTCTACACGGCTGATTACATCCACCGTTGTGGTCGCACAGGCCGCATAGGGTCCCCTGCCGACTGCAATGTCACCAATTTTGTCGCCTGGCCGCGAGAGATACAACTGGTACAGAGGATAGAGGCCGCTGTTCGCAAGCATGAACCACTACCATCAGTCAATGCCAATATTAGAAGGATGATTGAGGATAGAGTGTCGAAGATGGTCGGATAA
- the LOC126368379 gene encoding transcriptional protein SWT1: MNSDKNEGEKLPDGWMLCTSKSNPGRKYYFNKKTGKSSWTVPVAEDKSCKKEQWKLRCKKYKKYFQEKRKAEVAEVKGLKRKSDGNQNSPTKKRQKQETTPENHKHELQKKPSPQKPSTESPGRKPEETNRNNTTVTPTLKKNVANTRLSQLRDQLNSEVQVPRQNDTEISPSKNKLKISPKTPQKDVKLQKLDIKSPNLNESKTSTAQSPSSDSIHSIPSPSQFFAANKIISSMKAQLPEKFCNKSKPKDTFADIEEGICNQITEYPFMKHPATPPQFSEASKLVSAIKSKLTYKVASKDVNTIRTFSSAKERMETLRSRLSSEAEEICSVITDKEVLSRIELPPQEAMEVEDSKEEKQNSSAHHNTSVQSIKENACSMEDVVLVVDTNIFIHELDVIKNVLNSHIKGYAEQPTLLVPWRVINELDRLKDNNNGNGAICKRARAAMDYLYKSLPENNRIKGQSLRDANSHIYPCESPDDEILNCCLQQAERGKSVILLSNDKNLCNKASINGVKCIGLDELKPLLESKPQPTPDPDLHASVKHYENTMYHLLANILENEMRAKYNNLWQHVLFKAPPWSFSDVLQCLLKHWFAVFNEVFPRIEHLITDMKHTHASIVNKDPKSLSQSEVSSFKELCLEIAKKCQIIPEYMELAKATVERLQTRRACDARDGGEMIVIDAFEALWTVFSSYCAKLSSSLGIQHSLEDKLPSNDSLADLTSKWPMFSSQLRELTVAMKASLNVDISDPVNEEHLIQLETVFKESLVMISFDVSGISKDNIRLFCINCRNMLQEAQSKFAELTILLEVCRNNIANQ; the protein is encoded by the exons ATGAATTCTGATAAGAATGAAGGAGAAAAGCTACCCGATGGATGGATGCTGTGTACATCCAAATCTAACCCAGGGAGAAAGTATTATTTCAATAAGAAAACCGGGAAGTCTTCGTGGACAGTACCTGTG GCTGAGGATAAATCATGTAAAAAAGAGCAGTGGAAACTACGATGCAAGAAATACAAGAAGTATTTCCAGGAAAAAAGAAAGGCGGAAGTGGCAGAGGTGAAGGGTTTGAAGAGAAAGAGTGATGGCAATCAGAACAGTCCCACTAAGAAGAGGCAAAAGCAGG AAACCACTCCAGAAAACCATAAACATGAGCTGCAAAAGAAACCAAGCCCACAGAAGCCATCAACAGAGAGTCCAGGGAGGAAACCTGAAGAAACCAACAGGAATAATACCACAGTGACACCaaccttaaaaaaaaacgtagccAACACACGCCTCTCACAACTAAGGGATCAattgaactctgaagttcaagTTCCAAGACAAAATGACACAGAAATATCACCATcaaaaaacaaattgaaaatCAGCCCTAAAACACCACAAAAAGATGTCAAACTGCAAAAGTTAGATATCAAAAGCCCGAATTTAAATGAATCAAAAACATCGACAGCTCAGTCCCCAAGCAGTGATAGCATCCACTCTATACCTTCGCCATCACAGTTCTTCGctgcaaataaaataatttcatctATGAAAGCTCAATTACCTGAAAAGTTTTGCAATAAGTCAAAACCGAAGGACACATTTGCAGACATAGAGGAGGGAATTTGTAATCAGATAACGGAGTATCCGTTTATGAAACATCCGGCGACCCCACCGCAGTTTTCGGAAGCTAGTAAATTAGTGTCTGCTATCAAATCAAAGTTGACTTACAAAGTAGCAAGTAAGGATGTAAATACTATAAGGACTTTCTCATCCGCTAAGGAACGGATGGAAACATTAAGGTCTAGGTTAAGTAGTGAGGCGGAAGAAATCTGCTCTGTTATAACTGATAAGGAGGTGTTGAGTAGAATAGAACTGCCACCACAAGAAGCCATGGAGGTAGAGGACAGCAAAGAG GAGAAACAAAATAGTTCAGCCCATCACAACACATCAGTGCAAAGCATCAAGGAAAATGCATGCAGTATGGAAGATGTAGTGTTGGTGGTTGATACCAATATATTTATACATGAACTGGATGTCATTAAAAATGTTCTCAACTCACATATTAAAG GCTATGCCGAGCAGCCCACCCTGCTAGTCCCGTGGCGCGTGATCAACGAGCTGGACAGACTGAAGGACAACAACAATGGAAACGGAGCCATCTGCAAGCGAGCCCGCGCTGCCATGGACTACCTGTACAAGTCACTGCCAGAGAATAATCGGATAAAGG GTCAATCGCTTCGCGATGCAAACTCGCACATCTATCCGTGTGAATCACCTGACGACGAGATTTTAAACTGTTGTCTTCAACAAGCTGAAAGAGGAAAATCTGTG ATCCTACTATCAAACGACAAGAACCTGTGCAACAAAGCATCAATAAACGGCGTGAAATGTATCGGCTTGGACGAGCTTAAGCCACTGTTAGAAAGCAAGCCGCAACCCACGCCCGACCCCGACCTGCATGCGAGCGTGAAGCACTATGAGAACACCATGTACCATCTACTCGCTAATATCTTGGAG AATGAAATGCGCGCGAAGTACAACAACCTGTGGCAACACGTGCTGTTCAAGGCCCCGCCGTGGTCGTTCTCCGACGTGCTGCAGTGCCTGCTGAAGCACTGGTTCGCGGTCTTCAACGAGGTCTTCCCTAGGATAGAGCATCTCATCACTGATATGAAGCACACGCATGCTTCCATTGTTAATAAGG ATCCGAAATCTCTCTCGCAATCAGAAGTGTCGAGCTTCAAGGAGCTATGTCTGGAGATAGCGAAGAAATGCCAGATCATCCCGGAGTACATGGAGCTGGCCAAGGCGACGGTGGAGCGGCTGCAGACCAGGCGCGCCTGCGACGCCAGGGACGGAGGCGAGATGATCGTCATCGATGCCTTCGAGGCGCTCTGGACCGTCTTCTCGAGTTACTG CGCGAAGTTGTCATCATCGCTGGGCATCCAGCACAGTTTGGAGGACAAGCTGCCGAGCAACGACTCGCTGGCGGACCTCACCAGCAAGTGGCCCATGTTCAGCAGTCAGCTGAGGGAGCTCACTGTAGCTATGAAAGC GTCATTAAACGTGGACATATCGGACCCAGTGAACGAGGAGCACCTCATCCAGCTGGAGACGGTGTTCAAGGAGAGCCTGGTGATGATCAGCTTTGACGTCTCCGGCATCAGCAAGGACAACATCCGCCTATTCTGCATCAATTGCAG GAACATGCTTCAAGAAGCCCAGTCAAAGTTTGCGGAACTGACAATCCTGTTAGAGGTGTGTAGGAATAATATTGCTAACCAATGA
- the LOC126368437 gene encoding acylglycerol kinase, mitochondrial: MERIIKIGKTLRNNWKKSTVGAFALYYAAATAKERYEINILMQAACKEAVKYGDALIPMDRNPTTITVILNPVANKRKAKQEFEKYCEPLLHLAGLQVEVIQTTSEGNAKEIVETLRGTEAIIVAGGDGTLSETVTGLLRRNDGANQFPLGVLPLGRTNTLGNTLFPGGKGVEKVKQLIEASMAIIKGNTVWKDAMKIEPIAMEEEVPNKPIYALTSVEWRAFRDTLAKRDKYWIYGPLRDYMSFIFNGYKESLAWACSGMIKYTPPCEGCSNCMEKRREPSKRWLFFIPNTYAAQQSDRSAVENPECLNTEELCFKTCDFKIQTPNIIRTNNSIPSLQVKIGKNNYSYTEFVAEGWKRLNGENDNAKTIPVRTVEFRPRIDEDKEITISIDQEEFEAKPVKITLLPKVVKLFCKQPQVNISDE; the protein is encoded by the exons ATGGAAAGAATTATAAAAATTGGAAAAACTCTACGTAATAACTGGAAGAAATCTACGGTCGGTGCTTTTGCGCTCTACTACGCTGCTGCAACTGCCAAAGAGCGATATGA AATCAACATTCTTATGCAAGCAGCTTGCAAAGAAGCAGTAAAGTATGGAGATGCTCTCATTCCCATGGATAGAAACCCAACCACCATCACTGTAATACTTAACCCTGTTGCTAACAAGAGGAAAGCTAAGCAGGAGTTTGAGAAATACTGTGAACCACTTTTACATTTGGCTGGTTTACAAGTTGAAGTGATACAGACAACATCAGAGGGTAATGCAAAGGAAATAGTGGAGACACTGAGAGGAACAGAGGCTATTATTGTAGCTGGAGGAGACGGCACGCTGTCCGAGACTGTTACAG GCTTACTCAGAAGAAATGACGGCGCCAATCAGTTCCCTCTCGGAGTTCTACCACTGGGACGAACAAACACATTGGGTAACACCTTATTCCCTGGCGGCAAAGGCGTCGAGAAAGTCAAACAACTTATCGAGGCCAGCATGGCAATTATCAAAGGCAACACCGTTTGGAAAGATGCCATGAAGATTGAGCCAATTGCGATGGAGGAAGAAGTACCGAATAAACCTATCTACGCTCTTACTTCAGTAGAATGGCGAGCTTTCAGAGATACACTCGCGAAGAGAGATAAGTATTGGATATACGGCCCGCTGCGAGATTATATGTCGTTCATATTCAATGGATATAAAGAATCTCTCGCCTGGGCTTGCAGTGGCATGATCAAATATACTCCGCCATGTGAAGGGTGCAGCAACTGTATGGAGAAAAGAAGGGAGCCCTCTAAAAGATGGCTGTTCTTTATCCCTAACACGTATGCCGCCCAACAGTCAGACCGCTCTGCTGTAGAAAACCCTGAATGTTTAAACACTGAAGAGCTCTGCTTCAAAACGTgtgattttaaaattcaaacacCGAACATAATTCGAACTAATAACTCTATCCCATCCCTCCAAGTGAAAATTGGAAAGAATAACTACTCTTACACAGAGTTTGTTGCTGAAGGTTGGAAAAGGTTAAACGGTGAAAACGACAATGCTAAGACCATTCCGGTGAGGACGGTCGAATTCCGACCAAGGATCGATGAAGACAAAGAAATCACAATCAGTATCGACCAGGAAGAATTTGAAGCTAAGCCGGTAAAAATAACATTGTTACCTAAAGttgttaaattgttttgtaaacaacCACAAGTAAATATTAGCGATGAGTAG